In Syntrophales bacterium, one genomic interval encodes:
- a CDS encoding aspartate-semialdehyde dehydrogenase translates to MKRYNVAIVGATGAVGGEMIKILEERDFPVDRLKLLASERSAGKELVFRGKTIPVEVLDENSFAGMNVGLFSAGGSISERFAPLAVRAGCVVIDNTSAFRMDPEIPLVVPEVNPEAIKMYEKRRIIANPNCSTIQMVVALKPIHDVARIRRIVVSTYQAVSGAGKRAIEELDMQTRSLLNFQEPKIQVLPHIIAFNCIPQIDIFLDNGYTKEEMKMANETRKIFHDQSIAVTATAVRVPVFYGHSESVNIETEKKITAEEVREILSRAPGVTVIDNPEGKEYPLAIHAAGKDDTFVGRIRQDESIANGINMWIVSDNIRKGAA, encoded by the coding sequence GATTTTCCCGTTGATCGTTTGAAACTCCTTGCCTCGGAACGTTCTGCCGGAAAAGAATTGGTCTTTAGAGGAAAGACGATTCCCGTTGAGGTACTGGATGAAAATTCCTTTGCAGGAATGAACGTAGGTCTCTTTTCCGCCGGCGGCAGTATCAGTGAGCGGTTTGCCCCCCTTGCCGTTAGGGCGGGATGTGTTGTCATTGACAACACCAGCGCCTTCCGAATGGACCCCGAAATTCCTTTAGTGGTGCCCGAGGTAAATCCCGAGGCAATCAAGATGTATGAAAAGAGGAGAATCATCGCCAATCCTAACTGTTCGACCATCCAAATGGTTGTAGCCCTCAAACCGATCCATGATGTGGCCAGGATCAGGAGAATCGTTGTCTCTACGTATCAGGCCGTATCGGGAGCGGGGAAAAGGGCCATCGAAGAACTGGACATGCAGACAAGGTCACTGTTAAACTTCCAGGAACCCAAGATACAGGTGCTTCCTCACATAATTGCCTTCAACTGCATCCCCCAGATTGATATTTTCTTAGACAATGGATACACAAAAGAAGAGATGAAGATGGCAAATGAAACCAGGAAAATCTTCCACGATCAATCTATCGCGGTAACGGCCACAGCGGTTAGAGTTCCCGTTTTTTACGGTCACTCCGAATCTGTAAATATCGAAACAGAAAAGAAGATTACCGCGGAAGAGGTCAGAGAAATCCTGTCCCGGGCCCCTGGGGTCACCGTTATTGATAATCCGGAGGGAAAGGAATACCCTCTTGCGATTCATGCCGCCGGCAAGGATGATACCTTCGTGGGGAGGATCAGACAGGACGAGTCAATCGCAAATGGTATCAATATGTGGATTGTATCGGATAATATCAGAAAAGGCGCGGC